The sequence ATTTCCCCAGCCCACCACAACTGGCATATCTCTGGAGAAGATAAAAGAACAAGTTACATTAATGCTGCCAGGGACTCACCAAGAAGCTTTCCTTGCTGGAACTGCTCCTCAAGAATACTTGCAATCTTGGCATTCTTCTTTCGCTCATCATATTTTTTCTGGATCTTCTTTGAACGTTTCTTGTTCAGTATTTCCTCCTCTTCAGGAGTCTAAACCCAAGaccaaaagcaaaaacattgtTGAACAAATGGCCACCTTCCACTAACACAAGTGTTTTCCACTACCATGAAGGAAACCCTTGTATTCTTAGCACTGTACCGTTTTCAAAGTCATACCTGGTCGAGGTTCAAATACTTTGATCTCACAGAGGTGCTGCATTTCACTTTTGAGACCAAGAAATGCAACACTGCAAACCAGAGCTACTGCTGACAACTGAGCACAGTGCCCTAGGTAAGGCTGTTCTCAAGTCAATGGAACTGCAAAGGTTTCCCTGGTTTATCAATCCTCCTACAAAAAGCAGTGAATCCTCTTTCCCTCTGTAGAAATAATGAAAGCACTTGGGTGTGGCTCAAGTTCAGGCAGTCGAGCTCTCCCTTTCTTCTGCACTACACAGCACCCAAATAAgaactgctttgcttttaatgCAAGGATTAACCTGAATGCTACATGTGGGGATTCAAATACCTTCTAGCAGTGAAAAGTTTGATTCTCAGATTACTGTCTCAAAATAGTTTCAAGGCTCAGTGTAGTTTCAACACACTTAAAAACAAGTTGAAGTTTAATGAGCAATCCCCAAACATTTCACCAAAGCAATCACTGCCCAGCACAAGAACCTGACCTACAAAGTCTTCCTCAGCATCCTAAATTGTCATCGCTCTCCCTTCAGTAGCAGAACTGGACAAAGGTATCATCATTAGAAGACAAAGATCTTGAGAGGCAGGTCCTTGTGCACAAATGGGTGTAATGCTTCTGAGAGAGCTCCTGCTACTGAGCACTCCATTAAGAGAGGCAGACTTATCCTGGGAACCTATGGGAACACAACTCAGATAAGCAATACTGCTGGGTACCCAACCCTACTGTGTCTGTTCAGGATAGCTAACTGCCTCTGCAGGGCAgactgtgctgtgccaggaggcagcaggacaagCCCAGGCGTACCAGCTTGGCGCCCTTCTTGCGTCCGAGGGGCAGGGCGTAGTGGGCCTCGTACCACTGCCGGTACGGGGTGCTGTCAATGAGCACGATGCAGTTCTTCACCAGCGTCTTTGTCCGCACCAGCTCGTTGTTGGAAGCGTTGTACACAACATCGATAATTCTGGTCTTGCGAGTGCAGCCTTTCAAAAGAAGAGCATGAGTTCAGACCTACAGGAATCGGACAGTTGAGTATACAGTTCACAGCATCTCACACGTACCCTTTAAATAACTTTGCACTCAAcaccccatccagcctgcctGGCACTGAATTAAATTAACTAAAAGTTGCATCTATTTTTCATTAGTCAAACTTTTTGCTGTTAGTACAGAAATCTACACCTGGAAATTTAATCCTTCCTACACGAAAAGCCAGGATCAGTGGCTTGCTGGAACTCATCTCAAAAGTATCTAATCAATCctaaaaaataaacttccaaACTGCAAGATCAGCAGATGCACAGAGGGCTCAATGCTGTACACATTTGCTAGAATTACTGGATTAAGCCATACTGACCAGGACTGCCCTGCAACACATTCCAGAAATCATTTCTACAGGATGAGGGTTTATGAATAAATTGAGAAGTCCACTGGTGTTTTCACCTTTCCAAGACCCACCTGAAGCATGCAGTCTTAGCTACTAGATTTGACTGTTTAGCAGTCCCCTGCCCTGAAAACAGCCCACCACATTACACAAAGATCACACACAAGATGGGTTTTCTCCCTCCACTCACGTACCTTGTCCTTGCTGCAAGGTACACTCAGCCCCCTCCACGTGCCCTAGGTAAGGCTGTGCAATACTGACTGTAATATCACTTTTCACTGCATAAACAATGCTCTGAGATAACTGAAAGCATGCCCTGTCCTCCCACACCATGCAGCTCACTAACTCACACCCTTCCTTACTGCTGTTTTACCATCCTACTCAGCAACACTGAGTGGGGCCAGGCTCAAGTGATACTGCTGTCAGTTtgtaaagcaaagaaaatccaCCTTGCTCAGAGGAAATATGACAGAATCCCCCTCTTGCTTCTGGGCTTTCTACTTTTGCTtagcaaagcagaaatatgAAATTGAACATGCTAATGTAACACTGCCCAAGGGTCAGGCCTTCTCACAAGCATCTTCAGCACCTTTCTGTTTTGCACATCACTTAACTTTTAGTAACTATATTCACTGATGAGAAAATTGGTGTTTATGAAGAACTATTCATATATTGGATTCCAGCCCCTCTTTAGTTCCCCTCCCCCATAAAAAGTTAAGGTAAGCATGTCACTCAGTGTAACTATGACACTCCTATCACTGTGAACTTAGAGGAAATCCAAGTTCCCTAAGGCCACATAAGGTCAAAGTTATCATCATCATGCATGCTGCTTCAactgccagctccaggatgTTCAATCCAAGCCCACAAATCTATGCTTGCATCCTTCTACTCTGCAGCAGTACAGCAGACCAGCACAGGTTTCCCTTCCATGCAGCAGGCTCACCACATACTTACATTCTGAGCCCCAGGAGAAGTTGCCAACATCCAAGCGAAGGGCTCGGTACTTCTTGTTTCCCCCACGAACCCTCACGGTATGAATCCTGCGTGGGCCAATCTGCAGTCAGAAACAAATAGCAGGCTGCTGTTGGTGCTGGAATGCTGCATGGCCCTCACGGGAGCCCAGCACAGTCCTAACCTCCAAGGCAATTTGGTCAGTGTAACTATGACAAACCCCAGCATCGGCAGATACAGTAAATGACCAGAACGGTCTGTTGCATCTACCTAAGGTGAAAGTTTCATCACTCCAATTGCCTCTTACTACTAAAATGTATCACTGCTATCCATCGGCAGAGGGGCAAACACCATCTTTTAGAGGAGCAGGGTCAGATACTGAATCCCGCACCAAACAGCATGTATTTAAACCTCTTAGAACAAGTGCAGCAACTCGAGTTTGAAAACACGATTTTGACCAACCTCACCCAATCACTCACCTTAGTGTTGGCGGGAGGTCGCCCCAACTCATACTTCCTCTTCTTATGGTAGGGCTTCCTCTTGCCCCCAGTCTTGCGACGCTTGTGCCAGTTGTCCCTGGAGATACCTGAATGGAGAGCAGTGTGGTCAGAGAGTGCCACCagcccacctggctgcagcagcagggcgCGCCTCTGAGTCCTCAGCTCTCCAAGGTTGGTATCCGCACAGTGCACTCAGCCGAATGCAGCAGTTAGAGAAGCTTCATCATTGATACTCAGATCTGCCCCGAACGCATCCATTCCAGCAGAGCTGTACAAAGCAGACAGAACCCCTCTTCCAGTTCTCTTTGGGAAGCTGCCTCCCAACGTACCTCGCGTGCAGGGCACTCTCTGGGAAGCGCCCGATGCCGATCGGACAGGCACGCTACAGCAATCATCCTACGCTACTGGCAGGATGTGGTAGGTCCGCTTTAGGAAGGGAcccccatcccacctgtccGCTGAGCCCCTACGAGAGACACCCCAAATCAACTCAGCCTGCTGGCTCCCCAACTGGGACCATCTCTGCAGAACACGCCGCCTCCCACAAGGGCACAAACTGCCAACTTGCTCTGTGTTCCACAACACCACCCCGCACCCCTCCTGCTGGGCCCACTGAACGCCATCCCACCTCACCCGCATCTGTTCATC comes from Ficedula albicollis isolate OC2 chromosome 8, FicAlb1.5, whole genome shotgun sequence and encodes:
- the RPS8 gene encoding 40S ribosomal protein S8, translating into MGISRDNWHKRRKTGGKRKPYHKKRKYELGRPPANTKIGPRRIHTVRVRGGNKKYRALRLDVGNFSWGSECCTRKTRIIDVVYNASNNELVRTKTLVKNCIVLIDSTPYRQWYEAHYALPLGRKKGAKLTPEEEEILNKKRSKKIQKKYDERKKNAKIASILEEQFQQGKLLACIASRPGQCGRADGYVLEGKELEFYLRKIKARKGK